In the genome of Bacteroidota bacterium, the window GTTGTATTTTCCTATCTCGTTAAAGTAAATTTTATAGGAAACCTTTTAGCTTTTGTATTTCTGATTTATTTAATAGTAAGATATGTTTTAATAAACCTCATTAAAAAATTCCAAAGTAAAGGAATTCCTGCGATAATGAATGTCTATAAAAACACTCTTTCATTTTTAATTAAAGGTAAAAGGGGTTACTTGGTAATAGCTTCAACAATCATTCTTTTAATATTCACTTTCTTTTTAATGGGTGTAAAAACTCCAAAAATAGTTTTCTTTCCCAAAGGTGAACCAAATACAATTTATGCTTATATAAAAATGCCTTCAGGTACTGCAATTGAAGTTACCGATTCCGTTACAAAAGTTGTAGAAAATAAAGTTTTTAACATATTGGGAGAAAATAATCCCAGTGTTGAATCAATAATTTCAAATGTTGCAATAAACGCAGGAGAAAGCCTCTTTGAAAGAATGACACAGGCAAATCTTGGAAAAGTAACTGTTGGATTTAAAGAATACAAAGACAGAGAAGTAAAGAATACTTCAAAATACATAAAAATATTAAGAAAAGAAGTTGTTGATATTCCCGGAGCAGAAATTACTGTTGTAAAAGAAGCTAATGGACCTCGCGTTGGAAAGCCAATTAATCTTGAAGTCTCAGGAGAAAATTACACTCAACTGATTCCTATTGTAGATGCTCTTAAAGAATATATTAATTCAATAAATGTAGCAGGTATTGAAGAATTAAAAACAGACCTTGAAACAAACAAACCTGAATTAATTATTAATATTAATCGCTCAAAAGCAAACAAACTTGGTGTAAACACAGGATATATAGGAATGACATTGAGAAATGCACTGTATGGAAAAGACATTTCAACATACAGAGAAGGCGAAGATGAATATGATATAAAAATGAGATTGAAGGAAAAATATAGAGACAATCTTGATGCACTAATGAATATAACAATGGTAGTTCCCGGTGGTGGAAGAAATGGAGGAGTAAACAAAATTCCGATTTCAGCAGTTGCTGATGTAGAATATGCTTCATCTTATGGAGGGATAATTAGAAAAGACCATAAAAGAGTTATTACAATTTATTCAAATGTTCTTGAAGGCTATAATGCAAATGAAATTGTTCAAAATCTTAAAACAAAATTGACAGATTTTGAAATGCCTAAAGGTTATAAATTTAAATTTACAGGTGAGCAACAAGACCAAAAAGAAAATTCACAATTTCTTAGTTTTGCTTTCTTACTTGCATTAGTGTTAATATTTATAATTCTTGTAACTCAATTTAATTCAATTTCAAAACCATTGATAATTGTTGTTCAAATTATTTTCAGTTTGATTGGTGTTTTATTGGGATTGATAATTTTCAACTTAGATATCTCAGTAATTATGACAGGAATGGGAATTATTGCTGTTGGTGGTATTGTTGTGAAAAATGCAATAATATTAATTGACTATGCCGATGTGTTAATTGCTAAAGGTGGGGATAGAAAAGAAGCAATAATTGAAGCAGGTGCTATAAGACTGATACCTGTAATTCTTACTGCTACTTCCACTATCTTGGGATTATTACCTCTTGCCATAGGAATGAATATTGACTTTGCATCATTTTTCACAACTCTTGACCCTAAAATTTATTTTGGAGGAGACAATGCAATGTTTTGGAAACCACTTTCATGGACAATAATTTTCGGTCTTTCTTTCGCAACATTTCTTACATTGATAATTGTTCCTTCTATGCTTTCACTAAAAAAGGAAAAGAAGTAATTTGTACAATTTGAAAAAAATGTGAGTTTTTGAGTGAAAGTATAACCAACAAACACTTAAGGGGGAGGTTGTAAAATTTTAATCCAAAATCCAATGGTGTTTCGTAGTCTTTTAGTCTATTTTCCAATAGTGTTTTGTGTTGTTTTAGTCAGAAATCCAATATTATATTTGACTTATTGATAAACTTTTTAGTATCTTTGCATAAAAAAATAATAGAATGAAAAGGCAAATCGAAGATTATCTAAAGCAATGGAAAAGTAATAAAAATAGGAAACCATTAATCATAAGAGGTGCAAGACAGGTTGGAAAAACATATACAATAACAAAATTTGGGGAAAAGCATTTTAAACAATATTTAAAAATCAACCTTGAAGAGAACGAGAATTTGAAATCATTTTTTAAAGACAAAAATCCTCGTAACATTATTAATGAATTATCGGTTTTTTTTAATAAACCAATCATTCCTGGTAAATCTCTGCTTTTCATAGACGAAATACAGCTATCTCAGGATGCAATAACAGTATTACGATATTTTCACGAACAAATGCCTGATTTACATATTATTGCAGCAGGTTCATTATTAGACCACACATTAAATGAAATGCAATATTCAATGCCGGTTGGCAGAGTAGAATTTGCCTATATGTATCCACTTAATTTTAAAGAATTTTTACTTGCATTGGGAGAGAAAGTACTTATAGATTATATAGAAAGTTTTTCGTTGAATAATCAATTTAGCAAGTTAATACACAGTAAAATAACTGATTATTTACGTTTATATTTTTTTATTGGAGGAATGCCTGAAGCAATAAAAACTTACATTAACACCCAAAACCTGATAGAAGTTGAGAAAATACATTCAAGTATTATTACTTCATTACAATATGATTTTGCTAAATACGGAACACGCAAACAACAAGATTATTTAAAAGATACACTTCAATATTCGGCAAATAATATTGGCAGAAAAGTAAAATATGTAAACATCAACAAGAATGTTCATTCATCTCATTTAAAAGAAGCCTTGCATAAACTTGAATTAAGTCGTATAATTCATTTGGTAAGAAAAACAAAATCGGCAAATGTTCCAATTACTCAATATGTAGATAATGATACTTTTAAACCTGTTTTTATTGATATTGGACTGGCAAATCATATCGCCCAAATAAAACTTACAGATATTAAAAATTTAATTACAGATTTTGAAGGAGCACTTGCAGAACAATTTGTAGGACAGGAATTTATTGCTTCGCTTCAGTTTTTTAAACAAGGAAAATTATATTATTGGATAAGAGAAGCAAAAAACTCTAATGCTGAAATTGATTATTTAATTCAAAAAGAAAATACAATTTATCCCGTAGAAGTAAAAGCAGGAAAAACAGGAACATTAAAATCTATGCATGTTTTTTTTGTTGAAAAAAATAAAGATATCGGTATTCGTTTTAATCTTGACTTACCGAATTATGGGGAAAATCTTACAGCAAGTATAAGATTTAAAAATAATAATAAAGAACTTAAATATAAACTAATTTCATTACCATTATATTTTGCAGGAAACATACAAAATATAAAAATTTGAATTAATTATTTAAAAAATAATAGAACTCAATTATTGTTCTATCAGTTTTTTTTTAATTTAAATATTTGCATCTTTGCAATAAAAAATACTTTAAGTCTTTAAGGTACTTCAAGCACTTTTGGATTATTAACTTTGATAATATGGAAAATAAAAAGAATAAACCATCTAAAGATAAGAAAACCGAATTTATCATACCCGAAAAAGGTTCAATTGGACTTTTGGCATTAGGGGCGGTAGGCTTAAAAGCATGGCGAAAAGTAAGAAGAGAAGCTATTTTGAAAAAAAATCAAAAAAATAATTCATGAGTAAAGCACTGGCAAAAAAAGTATTATTGATAGGCTGGGATGCAGCTGACTGGAAAGTTATAAATCCGTTAATGGATTCGGGACAAATGCCTGCATTGGAAAAATTAGTTAACAATGGTGTTATAGCTAATCTTGCTACACTGGATCCTCCTCTTTCGCCTATGCTTTGGACTTCAATAGCTACAGGGAAAAAAGCAGACAAACATGGAATACTTGGCTTTGCTGAACCTGACTCCCAAAAAGGTGGAATACGACCTGTAAATGTAACATCCCGAAAAGTAAAAGCCATCTGGAACATTCTACATAAAGAAGGAATGAAATCAAATGTTGTGGGATGGTGGCCCAGTCATCCGGCAGAACCAATCAATGGAACAATGATTTCAAATTTCTATCAGCAAGCAAATGCGGAATATGGAAAAATATGGAAAATGTTGAAAGGAACAATTCACCCAAAATCTATGGTTAAGGAACTACGAAGCATGAGAGTACATCCCGGAGAATTAACTGAAAACCATATTTTACCCTTTGTTCCTCTCGCAGCAAAAATTGACCAGAAAAAAGATAAACGAATTACTTCCGTAGCAAAAATTACTGCCGATGCAGCAAGTATCCAAGCATCATCTACACATCTAATGGAAAACACAGACTGGGATTTTATGGCTGTTTATTTTGATTCCATTGATCACTACTGCCATGGTTTTATGAAATTTCATCCACCCCAAAGAAGTGGTATTCCTGATAACTTATTTGAATATTATAAAGATGTTGTAAAAGGAGGCTATATTTATCACGACATGATGCTTGAACGTCTTTTACAACTTGCAGATAAAGACACAACAGTAATTTTAATTTCCGATCATGGATTCCATTCCGACCATTTAAGACCTGAAAGTTTACCCAAAATTCCTGCTGCTCCTGCTCTTGAGCATAGCCCCTACGGAATATTTTGCGTAAGCGGACCAAATATTAAAAAAGATGAAAGAATTTATGGTGCTTCATTGTTGGACATAACACCAACGATTTTAACAATGTTTGGTTTACCGGTAGGAAAAGATATGGACGGTAAAGTTCTTACTAATATTTTTGACAAAAAAGTTATTCCTGAAATAATTAATTCATGGGAAGAAATTGAAGGAGACTTTGGAACTCATCCTCCCACAGAACAAGAAGATGCTTTTGAATCGGCAGAAGCACTGCAACAACTTGTAGAATTAGGATATATTGAAGACCCCGGAAAAGACAAAAAAATTGCAATGGAAAAAACAGCTAATGAAGCAAAATATAATTTGTCTCGTGTTCATTCAAGTAATAAGAATTATTCTAAAGCCATAGATATTCTTGAAAAGCTTTTTGAAAAGGATAATAAAGATATCCGCTACAACTTAGACCTTGCAAATAATTATCTTAAAGTTCAGAACTTTGAAAAAACCACTAAGATATTAAAACATCTCAGAACAATTGACAACAGGGCAATACCAAATGCAGACCTTTTAGAAGGCATACTTCTTACTAATCAGGGAAAATCAAAAAAAGCACTTGAATTTTTAAAAAAAGCAGAAAAAAGCAATCCGCGTTTACCGGGAATTCACATTGAATTAGGAAAGCTTTATTTGATAACAAGGCGATACGAAAAAGCCCAAACGACATTTGAGAAAGCTCTTTCAATTGATGATTCAAGTGTAGGTGCTTTTCATGGTTTAGGACTTTCATTGCTAAGGCAAGGAAAATATGAAGAAGCTGCTAATGAAATTTTGAATGCTATAGGATTGATTTATCATTTTCCACCTGCACATTATCACCTTGGGGAAACTTTATTTATGATGAAAAAATATAAAGAATCATCAGAAGCATTTGAAGTTTGCCTTACAATGGCACCAAAACTAACAAAAGCAAGAAAATGGTTGGTAAATATTTATCAAAATAATTATAAAAACATAGAAAGAGCAGAATTTCATCAAAATATATTAAATGAACTTATGAAAGGCAAAGTAACAATTGTTTCGGGCTTACCAAGAGCAGGAACATCTTTGATGATGCAAATGCTTGAAGCCGGAGGCATAGAAGTATTAGTTGATGATAAAAGAAAAGCAAACGAAAATAATCCTAAAGGATATTACGAGTATAGTTCTGTAAAAAAATTAAGAAGTAACAACAGTTGCATTTACACTGCAGAAGGAAAATCAGTAAAAGTTATTGCACAGTTATTAGCAAATCTCCCTAAAGATTTAGAATATAAAATAATATTCATGCAGAGAAATATGTATGAAATTCTATCTTCACAGCAAAAAATGCTTGGTAAAAAAGGCAATGCTTTTCCAATGGGAATTGCCAAAGCTTTTGAAAAAGAATTGGAAAAAATTGATGTTTGGCAAAAGAAAGAACCTAATGTAAATTTGATTTATGTTGATTACAAATCAGTAATTGAAAATCCTGATACTGAAATAAATAAAATAAATGAATTTCTTGATTCTCAACTTGATACTGATAAAATGAAAAGCGTTATTGACCCTAATCTTTATAGGAATAAAGTGTAAAGGACTTTAGAATAAAACAATCGTTACTACTCAGCAACTTTACAGAATATAAAAGCCACAGACTTCGTCTGTCGAAGATATGCTAAGTGTAATAGAAGTAAGACTACGTCTGTCAAAGACAGATTCACAGATTTAAAAAATAACGAAGGTAGAATTATTCATTAAATCAAGTAAAATCAATCTGTGAATCTGTGGCATATCTATAAGCCTCAATATCTTATACCTGCTGAGTAGTAATAAACAATTTTTATCTTGAATATAGTTTTTTAGTAGTTATCCCTTTTTTGTCAACTAACTTAACAATTACAACTCCTCTATATTCAGGAAGATAAACATTTCTGTTTTCAGTTTTACATAAATTAAAGTTTAATAAAGTTTTTCCAAGAATGTCAGAAACAATTACTTCTCCTTCAAAGTCAGTATTTATAAAATGAATTTTATTATTATAAATAAATACTTCAATCTCGGAACTCTCAGTTAATTTTTCATCATTAGAATTAGCTTTATTCTCAAACTTCAATAAAAACCTGTCTTTATATTCATTAGGTGATAGGTATATCGTATATCCTGATGTATTAGTAATTTGAGTTGTTTTATTTTTGTATAAATCAATAAGATAAACATTTTCTGTATTGGAAGAATTAGTTGATTTTTTCATTTTGAAGGTATATTCACCTTCTACACCTGCATGAATTCCAATATTTACAATATCTTCATTTTTAAAAAGAGGTCTTCCTTGAATAACATATTCAACATCACTATCCTTAACAAATGAATACAATGCAATATCAGGATTGCCTCTTAATTTAGCAGCATCAAATATAGGGTCATGATTTTTAGTAGCTTTTGCTAAAAACGAAAAAGCAATTTCGTTATAATTATTAGATGGACCTTCTACGTAAACCCAAATATTATTTATATAATCAATAGCGGGAATAAAAAATTGACTACCTGCGTTTGTTGTTCTTTGAGCAGCAGTAACACTTAAAGTACTTACCCCTGAATTTACATTAACAAAAAATCCCTGACCAACAGGGATTTTGTCGGTTGGAGCTCCTGAGGCAGCCCCCGAACCGGCAGCTCCTATTGTGGTTGTCCTTGTAGAATAATCCGCAGTCCTTGTCCTGTCTCCATTTGCATCATCAAAATAATACAATGCTTGCCACGAGCTACCTAAGCTTGATGTATTGTCAGTAATAAAAGTAGAAGCTGTTAAAGCTGTAGGAAATGGATTACCTATTAAATTCCAACCACGAGGATCGCCATTTGGATAAGTTCCAGTTGTTGCAGTATAAGAAACACTTATTGTAGATATATCGTCAGGAACAGTTAAATCACCTGTAATACTTAAAGTTTTATTTGCATCTCCTACAATTGCATAACCTCTACCATTTGTTAAAGTTCCTGAAGAAATTCTTGTCCATCCAACATCCATATCTACATCATTATCAGTTTCATCATACCAATACACATTATAATCGCCAGTTGACCAAATAGAAGAAAAAGCTGCACCATCAATTGGTGAAGAAATAAAATGATAAGGATTTGATGTACTACCTGCTATATATCTTTTAACAGTTCCTGCAACATTTTGTGTACTATGAATAAGGTTACCCGTACCTGATGAGGTTGATGCAACAACAACTCCGCTATTTCCTGCATTGTTAGTAAGTGTTCCTGTAACGGTAAGAGAATATGTCGGATTAATTGTTATACTTGCACCACTTTCCACTACTAATTTAGTGATTTCTACATTAGAGTTTATTTGGGGATAATTAGTTAAGCTCCCAATAATTTGACATGTTTGAAGTGCATCAGGAATCACAGAATTATACCAATTTGAAGCTGTTTCCCATATCGCATTAGTAGTACCTGTCCACCGTATTCCATAATAAGTTGTACCATTTATTGGNNNNNNNNNNNNNNNNNNNNNNNNNNNNNNNNNNNNNNNNNNNNNNNNNNNNNNNNNNNNNNNNNNNNNNNNNNNNNNNNNNNNNNNNNNNNNNNNNNNNTCCCAATAATTTGACATGTTTGAAGTGCATCAGGAATCACAGAATTATACCAATTTGAAGCTGTTTCCCATATCGCATTAGTAGTACCTGTCCACCGTATTCCATAATAAGTTGTACCATTTATTGGTGTAGCATTACCAAAAACACTTGTGCTACCGGTATAAGCAGTACTTGTAACTTCACCGGTTCCACTTATACTTACCTTATAAATATTTCCTGCCGTTAATTTCCCATCAACAGTCATTGTAGTTTGACTTCCCCCTGTAATTATACTCGTAACATTTACAGTTGCTCCTGCATTAATTTCTACTGAACCACTAGTGTTTTTTATATCTAATTCATCTATATCCATTGATCCTGAAACTGAAAAATTTGCATTTGTTGCCATTGTAATTAAATAGGAACCTATTAATGACCCTGATGAACTTATATTTAATGATGATAGTCCGTTTTGGGGTATGTCCACATCTAAAATAACATCATGGTTTATAGTAACGTCATCACCTTTTACAGGAGTACTCGTAGAACCCCAAGTTGCTGTAGCAGTCCAATCTCCATCTCCTGCAGAAGTATATGATGCTGCATATACAGCAACAACTTGTGTACACGTAACTATAATAATTAAAACTATTTTGACAATTAATTTCATAACTGTGAGTATTATATTTAAGTATAGAAACCCAAAAATCTAACGATAAATTTTATTTAAAATACAATTAAATATCATTTTATTTATTGAATTACTCATTATTTTTTTAAACAAAGGTAACAAAAATAGCAATATATATGTATATATATATCAAAAATCCCCAAAGTTGTTGATAAACTGAATTTGATGCACTAATTTACTTAAATTTTTTTAAAAAAAGTAGTTATTTCTGTTTTAGTTTATTCCTAAAAAATTCAATTTCTTTTCCATTATAGTTTTTAAAATCTTCACTTATTCCATAATATCTTTTTAACGATAGTTTTTCTTTTTCCTCAGTACTTGGAATTATTCTTTCTCCCCCATCTTTCATTCTTTCATCATCACTTTGTTTTCCTGTTTCAAAATTTTCTTTAAGGTAAACATCTTTTCCTTTTAGGTCGGCAAAAAAGCAAATCTGATCGGAGTAAAGGTGATAAACCGAAGAAATGCCGGGTGGATTTTGTTTATCAAAATTATTCCAACCGTAATGATGTCCTTCGCCAGTAATGTATTTATCATCACCTTCTGTATCAAAAAAGAAAACTTGTGATTTGTTTATCGCATATCCAAATCCGTCATTATGAACTTTATAAGTATCATTGCCACCTTTGTTTAGGAAAATAGCAATAGTATAATCGTGTCCAAATCCAATTCCTGCTGCAAGTTTTCCCCAGTTTACATGTTCATCGTTTCCACCTTCATCAATTAAAACCCCTATGCAAAAATGAGCTCCTGCTGCTTGAGACCAATGAGTGCTATGATATTTATCATTCCCTGTTCCATCATACAAATATCCTGAGCCGTACCAATAACCACAACCTTGAGACCAGCCACCTGCTTCATAAAAATCATCACCGCTAATATCGATTAATGTTCCTGTTCCGCCAGCCCATGAATGTCCGTCAGTTACATCTCCTCGTCTGCCTACACCACTTCCCTGAACATAAGAATAATTATACTGCCCTTCGTGTGAATGCCAGTTGTCAATCCGAAAAATAACTGCTGTATCTTTTTCGGCATAATAATGATCGTTGCCGGTGTTATTTATCAAAGTGCCAACACCTCCAACTCCACCATAACCCTGTCCGTCACCAAAAATTGAATATTTATCGTTACCGTTGTTATCAATTGCCAAACCAACACCAAAATAAGCACTTCCTTGTCCGGAAGTCCACATTTTGTATTCATCATCTCCATTATTATCAGCTAAAATTCCTATGCCTAACATTGCTGCTCCTTGTGAAAGTCTTTTTGATTGATAAACATCATCACCCTCAAGGTCGTAAAGCATTGCCGCACCAAAAATTCC includes:
- a CDS encoding efflux RND transporter permease subunit; the encoded protein is MKEKKFAITNFAVNNKTTIYFFTVVLIIFGVMSYQSTPKESFPEVVFPYYSITTIYPGTSPEDIENLVTRPIEKQLKGIDGIKELSSKSIQDFSMIFIEFETSVNADDAFKDVNDAVDKSKSDLPSGILSDPSVSEINISEMPILYINLSGDLGMDKLKEYADELQDEIEGMEEVTRVDIVGALEREFQIEVDLYKMQATNISFDMIERAVAFENMTISSGTVESDGVQRTLRILGEFKSIKDLENIILLNGVKLKEIAEVKDGYADRESYSRLNGQEIITLNVIKKTGKNLINAVDKIDKTLEDFKETASPNLIVKTTGDQSTITRNSISNLFNTIILGFIIVVLVLMFFMGVDNSLFVAIAIPLSMTIAFIFVNLAGFTMNMVVLMAFILVLGIVVDNSIVVVENIHRHYMNTENLSIAKASKKAVAEVAGPVFSGTLTTMAPFFPLMFWPGIMGEFMVYIPATIIITLTASMLVAYVMNPVFAVTFMKYRADKKVVINHRKNLIASIVVIAIVVFSYLVKVNFIGNLLAFVFLIYLIVRYVLINLIKKFQSKGIPAIMNVYKNTLSFLIKGKRGYLVIASTIILLIFTFFLMGVKTPKIVFFPKGEPNTIYAYIKMPSGTAIEVTDSVTKVVENKVFNILGENNPSVESIISNVAINAGESLFERMTQANLGKVTVGFKEYKDREVKNTSKYIKILRKEVVDIPGAEITVVKEANGPRVGKPINLEVSGENYTQLIPIVDALKEYINSINVAGIEELKTDLETNKPELIININRSKANKLGVNTGYIGMTLRNALYGKDISTYREGEDEYDIKMRLKEKYRDNLDALMNITMVVPGGGRNGGVNKIPISAVADVEYASSYGGIIRKDHKRVITIYSNVLEGYNANEIVQNLKTKLTDFEMPKGYKFKFTGEQQDQKENSQFLSFAFLLALVLIFIILVTQFNSISKPLIIVVQIIFSLIGVLLGLIIFNLDISVIMTGMGIIAVGGIVVKNAIILIDYADVLIAKGGDRKEAIIEAGAIRLIPVILTATSTILGLLPLAIGMNIDFASFFTTLDPKIYFGGDNAMFWKPLSWTIIFGLSFATFLTLIIVPSMLSLKKEKK
- a CDS encoding AAA family ATPase, yielding MKRQIEDYLKQWKSNKNRKPLIIRGARQVGKTYTITKFGEKHFKQYLKINLEENENLKSFFKDKNPRNIINELSVFFNKPIIPGKSLLFIDEIQLSQDAITVLRYFHEQMPDLHIIAAGSLLDHTLNEMQYSMPVGRVEFAYMYPLNFKEFLLALGEKVLIDYIESFSLNNQFSKLIHSKITDYLRLYFFIGGMPEAIKTYINTQNLIEVEKIHSSIITSLQYDFAKYGTRKQQDYLKDTLQYSANNIGRKVKYVNINKNVHSSHLKEALHKLELSRIIHLVRKTKSANVPITQYVDNDTFKPVFIDIGLANHIAQIKLTDIKNLITDFEGALAEQFVGQEFIASLQFFKQGKLYYWIREAKNSNAEIDYLIQKENTIYPVEVKAGKTGTLKSMHVFFVEKNKDIGIRFNLDLPNYGENLTASIRFKNNNKELKYKLISLPLYFAGNIQNIKI
- a CDS encoding alkaline phosphatase family protein; its protein translation is MSKALAKKVLLIGWDAADWKVINPLMDSGQMPALEKLVNNGVIANLATLDPPLSPMLWTSIATGKKADKHGILGFAEPDSQKGGIRPVNVTSRKVKAIWNILHKEGMKSNVVGWWPSHPAEPINGTMISNFYQQANAEYGKIWKMLKGTIHPKSMVKELRSMRVHPGELTENHILPFVPLAAKIDQKKDKRITSVAKITADAASIQASSTHLMENTDWDFMAVYFDSIDHYCHGFMKFHPPQRSGIPDNLFEYYKDVVKGGYIYHDMMLERLLQLADKDTTVILISDHGFHSDHLRPESLPKIPAAPALEHSPYGIFCVSGPNIKKDERIYGASLLDITPTILTMFGLPVGKDMDGKVLTNIFDKKVIPEIINSWEEIEGDFGTHPPTEQEDAFESAEALQQLVELGYIEDPGKDKKIAMEKTANEAKYNLSRVHSSNKNYSKAIDILEKLFEKDNKDIRYNLDLANNYLKVQNFEKTTKILKHLRTIDNRAIPNADLLEGILLTNQGKSKKALEFLKKAEKSNPRLPGIHIELGKLYLITRRYEKAQTTFEKALSIDDSSVGAFHGLGLSLLRQGKYEEAANEILNAIGLIYHFPPAHYHLGETLFMMKKYKESSEAFEVCLTMAPKLTKARKWLVNIYQNNYKNIERAEFHQNILNELMKGKVTIVSGLPRAGTSLMMQMLEAGGIEVLVDDKRKANENNPKGYYEYSSVKKLRSNNSCIYTAEGKSVKVIAQLLANLPKDLEYKIIFMQRNMYEILSSQQKMLGKKGNAFPMGIAKAFEKELEKIDVWQKKEPNVNLIYVDYKSVIENPDTEINKINEFLDSQLDTDKMKSVIDPNLYRNKV